In the genome of Balneola sp., one region contains:
- the tatC gene encoding twin-arginine translocase subunit TatC, with protein MGDPPPKVVPPPDRTDQMSFLEHLEELRWRIIKGCIGVIVGVVVAFIFSDFVIDEVLLGPSKADFFMYKFIGVDAIDLTLQSRKLPGQFFTYWGMLFVTGFLIGSPVFFYQMWAFIEPALESKEKWKTIISALFITIFFLIGVAFGYLILVPFALQFFGTFNISDSGIVRNDFDINEYFGSLAMWVVTCGLIFQIPIISYALSKIGILTPAFLRKYRRHAFIVCLVMAAFLTPPEPISQVLIAMPLAVLYEFAIWVSHFANKMRDRELKEALGEDFNQPASTE; from the coding sequence ATGGGAGACCCCCCCCCAAAGGTAGTTCCTCCTCCTGATAGAACTGATCAAATGTCTTTTCTTGAACATCTCGAAGAATTGAGATGGAGAATCATTAAGGGCTGTATCGGTGTTATAGTTGGTGTTGTTGTGGCCTTCATCTTTTCTGATTTCGTAATTGATGAGGTATTGCTTGGCCCTTCAAAAGCAGATTTCTTCATGTACAAATTCATTGGAGTTGATGCTATCGATCTTACATTACAAAGCAGGAAATTACCGGGGCAGTTCTTCACGTACTGGGGAATGCTATTCGTGACCGGCTTTTTAATTGGTTCTCCCGTGTTCTTTTACCAAATGTGGGCTTTTATTGAGCCTGCCCTTGAATCAAAGGAGAAATGGAAAACTATAATTAGTGCTCTTTTCATCACTATTTTCTTCTTAATTGGAGTGGCGTTCGGATACTTAATCCTTGTCCCGTTTGCACTTCAATTCTTCGGTACATTTAATATTTCTGACTCAGGCATCGTTAGGAATGATTTCGATATCAATGAGTATTTTGGCTCCCTGGCAATGTGGGTAGTAACCTGTGGGCTTATCTTTCAGATCCCAATAATAAGTTACGCTCTTTCCAAAATTGGAATTCTTACCCCTGCTTTTTTGCGAAAGTACCGAAGACATGCATTTATAGTTTGTCTGGTCATGGCAGCATTCCTTACCCCTCCTGAACCTATATCCCAGGTATTAATTGCAATGCCACTAGCAGTGCTTTATGAGTTTGCCATTTGGGTGAGCCATTTTGCTAATAAGATGAGAGATAGGGAGCTAAAAGAAGCGCTTGGAGAAGACTTTAATCAGCCTGCTTCTACTGAGTAA
- the alr gene encoding alanine racemase, with the protein MNSRIVIHLSKLDSNLEAINRRLKPGVKKMAVIKDNAYGHGMVEVAMHIAPKVEWFCVARASEGKLLRDQGITNPILVFEAPTEETAQMYVDFNLTATLSDISVLGLLKNDTKFHINIDTGMHRLGILPDDIQQLKMELKKYPGKKCTGIYTHYYKADDPGNPEVSRQLALFRSIRSEFPSEWMTHTANTGGIFHYRDLDLQFDAVRPGVCLYGYGAGEIDVPDLEPILDFTSFLMQVKKIKKGDSASYGSKWHSSENGYIGIVPTGYSDGIPRILTNKIEFEIEGERFSQVGIISMDYSIVFLRDRKFSSGTTVYLLRQKELSVKAWAKHALTIPYEITTGLKERIPRIYV; encoded by the coding sequence TTGAATTCAAGGATAGTAATTCATTTATCTAAACTAGACTCAAATCTAGAAGCAATAAATCGTCGGCTTAAGCCGGGAGTAAAGAAGATGGCGGTGATTAAGGACAATGCTTATGGGCATGGTATGGTCGAAGTTGCAATGCATATTGCTCCTAAGGTCGAATGGTTTTGCGTTGCAAGGGCATCTGAAGGTAAATTGTTGAGAGACCAGGGAATTACGAATCCAATTTTAGTTTTTGAAGCTCCCACTGAAGAAACTGCACAGATGTATGTTGATTTCAACTTAACAGCGACATTATCTGATATAAGTGTTCTTGGTTTGCTTAAAAACGATACCAAGTTTCATATCAATATTGATACCGGAATGCATCGACTTGGAATACTACCTGATGATATTCAGCAACTTAAAATGGAATTGAAGAAGTATCCCGGAAAAAAATGTACAGGCATATATACACATTATTATAAGGCTGATGATCCTGGTAACCCTGAGGTAAGCCGCCAATTGGCTTTGTTCAGGTCAATACGATCCGAGTTTCCATCTGAGTGGATGACCCACACTGCGAACACCGGAGGAATTTTCCACTACAGGGATCTAGATCTACAGTTTGATGCAGTAAGACCCGGTGTTTGTTTATATGGTTATGGAGCAGGAGAGATAGATGTACCTGATTTAGAGCCCATTTTAGATTTCACTTCTTTTTTGATGCAGGTTAAGAAGATAAAAAAGGGAGATTCTGCAAGCTACGGGAGCAAGTGGCATTCTTCAGAAAATGGGTATATCGGTATAGTTCCGACTGGCTATAGCGATGGAATACCCAGAATACTTACCAATAAAATTGAGTTTGAAATTGAAGGAGAGCGTTTCTCTCAGGTAGGGATAATTAGTATGGATTACTCAATTGTTTTTCTGAGGGATCGAAAGTTCTCTTCTGGAACAACCGTGTATTTGCTGAGGCAAAAAGAGTTATCTGTAAAAGCATGGGCAAAACATGCATTAACTATTCCATACGAAATAACCACGGGGTTAAAGGAAAGGATTCCCCGAATATACGTTTGA
- a CDS encoding NAD(P)/FAD-dependent oxidoreductase, with protein sequence MNNFDAIIIGSGHNGLTTGCYLSKNGFKVLVLERRDTIGGAVCTERMFQSEENPNGFLMDVGSSVHIMIHQTGIIEELELTNYGLEYIDMDPIMSYPVPTGKGVIHFWKDVERTLESISKVAPEDVKNYKEFINFWGKINKGVLKAFMTPPTTGGIMAEMAKAQIKDGAMFKKGEQAAGLQKVLSSYGKVVNDAFDNPYMRAALLWFAAQSGPLPDHSATGDFAGWQSMLHESGAKHPKGGSGMLTQAMKNLIEAHGGEVKANKPILKILIENGKAIGVETEEGEEFRAPIIVSNAHVQTTMINMVGREHLSESMFKKVENIHVGNGFGMVIRCAVEELPQYTAAPDDPYIHNGIQLMAPSVQYMNNAIGDYMRKEPPKKPAVLAMTFSKIDPEVAKDGKHTMFVWAQWHPYELANGLSWDSIREEEAQKIYDVVVDYAPNMKGKLIDWYIQSPLDIERKHGLLKGNVMHVEMSFDQMFMFRPIPEMSRYETPIENLFLSSASCHPGGGVFGAAGYNAAQVILKKQKRKKWFN encoded by the coding sequence ATGAATAATTTCGATGCTATCATAATAGGCTCCGGGCATAATGGATTAACAACCGGATGCTATCTCTCAAAAAATGGATTTAAGGTATTAGTTCTTGAAAGGAGGGATACCATAGGCGGAGCAGTGTGTACCGAGCGTATGTTTCAATCAGAGGAAAATCCAAATGGATTTTTGATGGATGTAGGTTCTTCAGTTCACATTATGATCCATCAAACCGGGATTATAGAAGAGCTTGAACTCACAAACTATGGGCTTGAGTATATAGATATGGATCCTATCATGTCTTATCCGGTTCCGACCGGGAAAGGGGTTATTCACTTCTGGAAAGATGTTGAAAGAACCCTGGAATCCATCTCTAAAGTAGCACCGGAGGATGTTAAGAATTACAAGGAGTTCATTAATTTTTGGGGGAAGATTAACAAAGGGGTATTGAAGGCTTTTATGACTCCGCCTACTACAGGTGGGATTATGGCAGAAATGGCAAAGGCTCAGATAAAAGATGGGGCAATGTTCAAAAAAGGGGAACAAGCTGCCGGCCTTCAAAAAGTGCTTTCAAGCTATGGGAAAGTGGTTAATGATGCATTTGATAATCCATATATGAGAGCTGCTCTCCTTTGGTTTGCCGCACAATCGGGGCCACTTCCTGATCATTCAGCTACAGGAGATTTTGCTGGTTGGCAATCGATGCTACACGAGAGTGGAGCCAAGCATCCGAAAGGAGGGAGTGGTATGCTTACACAAGCCATGAAAAATCTTATTGAGGCACATGGGGGGGAGGTCAAAGCCAATAAACCAATCCTAAAAATACTAATAGAGAATGGTAAGGCAATCGGGGTTGAAACAGAAGAAGGAGAGGAATTCAGAGCTCCCATCATTGTTTCAAATGCGCATGTTCAAACCACAATGATAAACATGGTGGGACGGGAACATTTATCCGAATCGATGTTTAAGAAAGTGGAAAATATCCATGTAGGAAACGGTTTTGGTATGGTAATTCGATGTGCAGTAGAGGAACTTCCTCAATACACCGCTGCACCGGACGATCCTTATATACATAACGGAATTCAATTGATGGCACCTTCGGTGCAGTATATGAATAATGCTATTGGCGACTATATGAGAAAGGAACCTCCGAAAAAGCCAGCCGTTCTTGCAATGACATTTTCTAAGATCGATCCTGAAGTAGCAAAAGATGGTAAACACACTATGTTTGTTTGGGCACAATGGCATCCTTATGAGCTTGCTAATGGGCTTAGCTGGGACTCGATAAGAGAAGAAGAAGCGCAGAAAATTTATGATGTTGTTGTAGATTACGCTCCAAACATGAAAGGAAAACTCATCGACTGGTATATACAGTCCCCGTTAGATATAGAACGCAAACATGGTTTGTTGAAAGGGAATGTGATGCATGTAGAGATGAGCTTCGATCAAATGTTTATGTTTCGCCCCATCCCAGAGATGAGCCGATACGAAACTCCGATTGAAAACTTGTTTCTCTCTAGTGCTTCCTGTCATCCAGGTGGTGGCGTTTTTGGTGCGGCCGGATATAATGCAGCTCAGGTCATCCTGAAGAAACAGAAAAGAAAAAAGTGGTTTAATTGA